In one Heteronotia binoei isolate CCM8104 ecotype False Entrance Well chromosome 1, APGP_CSIRO_Hbin_v1, whole genome shotgun sequence genomic region, the following are encoded:
- the PELI1 gene encoding E3 ubiquitin-protein ligase pellino homolog 1 yields MFSPDQENHPSKAPVKYGELIVLGYNGSLPNGDRGRRKSRFALFKRPKANGVKPSTVHIACTPQAAKAISNKDQHSISYTLSRVQTVVVEYTHDSNTDMFQIGRSTESPIDFVVTDTVPGSQSNSETQSVQSTISRFACRIICERNPPFTARIYAAGFDSSKNIFLGEKAAKWKTSDGQMDGLTTNGVLVMHPRNGFTEDSKPGVWREISVCGNVFSLRETRSAQQRGKMVENETNQLQDGSLIDLCGATLLWRTAEGLSRTPTVKHLEALRQEINAARPQCPVGFNTLAFPSMKRKDVVDEKQPWVYLNCGHVHGYHNWGNKEERDGKDRECPMCRSVGPYVPLWLGCEAGFYVDAGPPTHAFSPCGHVCSEKTTAYWSQIPLPHGTHTFHAACPFCAHQLSGEQGYIRLIFQGPLD; encoded by the exons ATGTTTTCGCCTGATCAAGAAAATCATCCGTCAAAAGCACCAGTGAAATACGGTGAACTGATCGTCTTAGG ATACAATGGCTCCCTTCCAAATGGAgacagaggaagaagaaaaagcagatttgCTTTATtcaaaaggcccaaagccaacggGGTGAAACCAAGCACTGTACATATTGCCTGCACGCCCCAGGCAGCAAAG GCAATAAGTAACAAGGACCAGCATAGTATATCCTACACCTTGTCTCGAGTTCAAACGGTGGTGGTTGAATACACACATGACAGCAATACGGATATGTTTCAG ATTGGCCGATCCACAGAAAGCCCAATCGATTTCGTCGTGACCGATACTGTTCCCGGAAGCCAAAGCAATTCGGAGACTCAGTCCGTGCAAAGCACCATCTCGAGGTTCGCCTGCAGGATCATCTGTGAACGCAACCCGCCTTTCACGGCGAGGATCTACGCTGCTGGATTTGACTCCTCCAAGAACATTTTTCTAGGG gagaaagcagctaAGTGGAAGACCTCCGACGGGCAAATGGACGGGCTGACCACCAACGGAGTCCTCGTCATGCACCCGCGGAACGGGTTCACTGAAGACTCCAAGCCAGGGGTGTGGAGGGAGATATCTGTCTGCGGGAATGTCTTCAGCCTCCGCGAAACAAGATCGGCTCAGCAGAGGGGCAAAATG GTTGAAAACGAAACCAACCaactccaagatggctcactgATCGACCTGTGTGGCGCCACCTTGCTGTGGCGCACGGCGGAAGGTCTTTCCCGCACTCCGACGGTGAAACACCTGGAAGCTCTGCGACAGGAAATCAACGCAGCCAGGCCTCAGTGCCCGGTGGGGTTTAACACGCTAGCTTTTCCCAGCATGAAGAGGAAAGATGTCGTCGATGAAAAGCAGCCCTGGGTTTACCTGAACTGTGGCCACGTCCACGGCTACCATAACTGGGGGAACAAAGAAGAGAGAGACGGGAAAGATCGAGAATGTCCCATGTGCCGATCGGTCGGCCCTTATGTGCCTCTCTGGCTTGGGTGTGAAGCTGGGTTTTATGTGGATGCGGGGCCTCCCACTCATGCGTTCAGCCCCTGTGGACACGTCTGCTCGGAAAAGACAACGGCCTATTGGTCCCAAATCCCTCTTCCGCACGGGACCCACACTTTTCACGCAGCCTGCCCATTCTGCGCGCATCAGCTTTCTGGCGAACAAGGCTACATCAGACTTATCTTCCAAGGACCTCTTGACTAA